A window of the Polaribacter sp. HaHaR_3_91 genome harbors these coding sequences:
- a CDS encoding N-6 DNA methylase encodes MALSTQEIVNKLWNLCNVLRDDGITYHQYLNELTFILFLKMAEETDYNDKLPEGYRWEDLKLKEGIELATFYRKLLLHLGTESTGKIQKIYNNAQTSIQEPANLRKIIKHIDELDWFEAKDEGLGEMYEGLLEKNASEKKSGAGQYFTPRPLINVMVRLMDPKVGERLNDPACGTYGFMIAAHHHILKNNDIYNLSEAQNNHLQNEQYSGCELVGDTHRLAMMNAFLHGMGGNIALGDSLSSYGESIKNMDLVLANPPFGTKKGGDRPTRTDLVYPTSNKQLNFLQGIYRSLHTRRGARAAVVLPDNVLFEDGDGQNVRKDLMEKCNIHTILRLPTGIFYAAGVKTNVLFFERGTTDKANTKDVWFYDMRTNMPNFGKRTPFTESYFADFEKAFTAKDRNKIKDERFSCITREFIAKKNDSLDLGLIADDSITKAEDIGEPIDIAKEALTELTSITKELNAIIKALN; translated from the coding sequence ATGGCATTATCCACACAAGAAATAGTAAACAAACTCTGGAATCTTTGTAACGTATTACGAGACGACGGAATCACGTATCACCAATACCTAAACGAATTGACGTTTATTCTGTTCCTTAAAATGGCAGAAGAAACCGACTATAACGATAAGTTACCAGAAGGCTACCGTTGGGAAGATTTAAAACTAAAAGAAGGAATTGAACTCGCTACTTTTTACCGAAAATTATTATTGCATTTAGGTACAGAAAGCACAGGTAAAATTCAGAAAATATACAACAACGCACAAACCAGTATTCAAGAACCAGCCAATCTGCGTAAAATTATAAAACATATTGATGAGCTAGATTGGTTCGAAGCCAAAGACGAAGGTTTAGGTGAAATGTACGAAGGCTTATTAGAAAAAAACGCTAGCGAAAAGAAATCTGGAGCAGGACAATATTTTACACCAAGACCATTAATTAATGTAATGGTGCGTTTAATGGATCCTAAAGTAGGAGAACGTTTAAACGACCCTGCTTGTGGAACCTATGGATTTATGATTGCTGCACATCATCATATTTTAAAGAATAATGATATTTATAATCTAAGCGAAGCTCAAAACAACCATTTACAAAACGAGCAATATTCGGGTTGTGAATTGGTAGGCGACACACATCGTTTAGCAATGATGAACGCTTTTTTACACGGAATGGGAGGAAACATCGCTTTAGGTGATTCTTTAAGTAGTTATGGTGAAAGCATTAAAAACATGGACTTAGTTTTAGCAAACCCACCATTTGGAACTAAAAAAGGAGGAGACAGGCCAACCAGAACCGACTTAGTCTATCCAACCTCTAACAAGCAACTCAATTTTTTACAAGGTATTTATAGAAGCTTGCATACAAGAAGAGGCGCAAGAGCAGCAGTAGTTTTACCAGATAATGTATTGTTTGAAGATGGCGACGGACAAAACGTACGTAAAGATTTGATGGAAAAATGCAACATACACACCATTTTGCGTTTACCAACAGGTATTTTTTACGCCGCAGGTGTAAAAACCAACGTGCTATTCTTTGAGCGTGGTACCACAGATAAAGCCAACACTAAAGACGTTTGGTTTTACGATATGCGTACCAATATGCCCAACTTTGGAAAACGTACACCCTTTACCGAAAGCTATTTTGCAGATTTCGAGAAAGCCTTCACTGCCAAAGACCGAAACAAAATTAAAGACGAACGCTTTAGCTGCATAACCAGAGAATTTATTGCTAAAAAGAACGACTCTCTAGATTTAGGCTTAATTGCAGATGATAGCATTACCAAAGCCGAAGACATTGGTGAACCTATAGATATTGCCAAAGAAGCCTTAACCGAATTAACCAGCATTACTAAAGAGTTAAATGCCATAATTAAAGCATTAAACTAG
- a CDS encoding DUF262 domain-containing protein: MHNNNNIAVEQEFVNKIDPKVQTVRDLICLENLTIPEYQRPYKWQSKNVKQLIEDVLLHKEKSAYRIGTVVIYDKSKDIYTDQEVTKKDYFHIVDGQQRLITLTLIAYSLLNEPNTKEIAEKIITGSQLSLLKVKFTSDITKNNMALNYDIIKREISHFTVDEIKFFFNKCELICITLTDISEAFQFFDSQNDRGKGLDPHDLLKAFHLREMSSLNELEKAACIKDWEEKEDRELQDLFSNYLFRVRRWSKRKQGRYLNSNNASTFKGVTLDDSLNYPYAYPLRINNVFTDEFNTHLHRKIDLNIKPYPFQIDQVIINGKRFFEMIAFYQYKVNQIKQTHNIINIKNEKGRFVKGTIDKKDLLEKLQFLEVKSEKDIVYRIFETLASYIGRNRTGDKYVRNIFDCALLYYIDKFGNKNLDKVLVKLFVWAYSLRLTSKAVQLASADNHAVVWNSVFNVIREATQPKEVYNIDLGKIEIQSTNTKKIETLFTELKYI, from the coding sequence ATGCATAATAATAATAATATAGCTGTTGAGCAAGAGTTTGTTAATAAAATAGATCCCAAGGTGCAGACTGTTAGGGATTTAATTTGTTTAGAAAATTTAACTATACCAGAGTATCAAAGACCCTATAAATGGCAGTCTAAAAATGTAAAACAGCTTATAGAAGATGTTCTTTTGCATAAAGAGAAATCTGCATATAGAATTGGTACCGTTGTAATATATGATAAGTCTAAAGATATATATACAGATCAAGAAGTAACAAAAAAAGACTACTTCCATATTGTAGATGGACAACAAAGACTTATAACCTTAACTTTGATTGCTTATAGTTTACTTAACGAGCCAAACACAAAAGAAATTGCAGAAAAAATAATAACAGGTAGTCAATTAAGTCTACTTAAGGTGAAATTTACAAGTGATATTACTAAAAATAATATGGCTTTAAATTATGATATTATTAAAAGAGAAATATCCCATTTTACTGTAGATGAAATTAAGTTTTTCTTTAATAAATGTGAATTGATTTGTATTACGCTTACAGATATTTCTGAGGCATTTCAATTTTTTGATTCTCAAAATGATAGAGGAAAAGGTTTAGATCCCCACGATTTATTAAAAGCATTTCATTTAAGAGAAATGTCTTCACTTAATGAATTAGAAAAAGCAGCTTGCATTAAAGATTGGGAAGAGAAAGAAGATCGCGAATTACAAGATCTATTTAGTAATTATTTATTTAGAGTAAGACGTTGGTCTAAACGTAAACAAGGTAGGTATTTAAACAGTAATAATGCTTCCACTTTTAAAGGTGTAACCTTAGATGATTCTTTAAATTATCCTTACGCTTATCCTTTAAGAATTAATAATGTATTTACAGATGAGTTTAACACCCATTTACATCGTAAAATTGACTTAAATATAAAGCCCTATCCGTTTCAAATAGACCAAGTCATTATTAATGGAAAACGTTTTTTCGAAATGATTGCTTTTTATCAATATAAAGTGAATCAGATAAAACAGACACACAATATAATTAACATTAAAAACGAAAAAGGGAGGTTTGTAAAAGGTACTATTGATAAAAAAGACTTATTAGAAAAACTTCAATTCTTAGAGGTGAAATCAGAAAAAGATATTGTGTATAGAATTTTTGAAACCTTAGCCAGTTATATCGGTAGAAATAGAACAGGAGATAAATATGTCAGAAATATTTTTGATTGTGCTTTGTTATATTATATAGATAAATTTGGTAATAAAAATTTAGACAAAGTTTTAGTTAAACTATTTGTTTGGGCGTATTCTTTAAGACTAACAAGTAAAGCAGTACAATTGGCTTCAGCAGATAACCATGCTGTTGTGTGGAATAGTGTTTTTAATGTAATTAGAGAAGCTACTCAACCTAAAGAAGTCTATAATATTGATCTTGGTAAGATAGAAATTCAATCAACCAATACAAAAAAAATTGAAACTCTTTTTACAGAATTAAAATACATTTAA
- the hsdR gene encoding type I restriction-modification system endonuclease, with product MRLKSNFRFLQENYKELFPLVLLAEQNCYKDPSTTLAKLRILTEKLARILIDFEQLEEPLDGRQVSRLTMLSNYSDTPSEIISIFHAIRKSGNKASHSGEGTRAEARYMLRQAYYLTKWFVEVYEEEDFVPDYITPEESWFLEDNNRAKELEEELAVLKKEINTYKEQILKQTQLSEEAKQKRKERAFVKAKKTEETEVETRDRIDKQLRDAGWECDTLTINFKSEKTLPQKGRYMAIAEWRCDTKWADYALFNGLELIGIVEAKKHIKNVMSDLGQAKTYSQLVNTNHNITFPLHPNSSDYKVPFTFATNGRSYLEQFKSASGIWFWDARNKKNIARPLPDWFSPKDLIEKLNYDENEGIKKLEKTDYDLLEDKSGLSLREYQIEAIKAVEHKILTNKEDRRALLAMATGTGKTRTMIGMCYRLIASGRFRRILFLVDRRMLGKQASDAFKEVHIEGLQTFAQIYDLQDLEDKAAELDTKIHFATVQGMVQRIAYSDDSPSVGDYDCIVVDEAHRGYTLDKEMDEEEFILRDQLDFQSKYRMVLDYFDAYRIGLTATPALHTRDIFGDPVFTYSYRKAVVEGYLIDFEPPYVFQTTLSKDGIVWEKGDEVKIYDPEENEIKDLGVTDDEIKVEITGFNRKVITENFNRVILNELISTYGILPENKDKTLIFAATNIHADTIVRLMKEELVELGEDVDDDAIVKITGEVYNREDLLRKFKNDQYPSIVVTVDLLTTGIDVPSISNLVFLRRVNSRILYDQMVGRATRRCDEIGKEVFKIYDCVGVTEIMSKEQVMKPVAPLVTKTFANLVEEFAIIKDEYTKEAKLDRIIAKVQRKFSGFNQEQKERFSVLTGEPTARDFAKKLKATDVQNLNQSFSNYGHLWEFLDREKGKALNYSTLYSDHEDRVEEISRAYEKNLKPKDYLDSFTEFIRNNRNEIAALNIVCTKPSSLTRSDLKELRLVLDIEGFNKNQLNAAFKEVTNTEIIADIIAHVRTCALGEDLVSHKERISKALAKLKTSHNWNQIQLKWLDKIEAQLQRESIITLEDLNKPPFSVDGGLRKLDKVFKNETAEIIKELNDYLYA from the coding sequence ATGAGGTTAAAGTCGAACTTTAGGTTTCTCCAAGAAAACTATAAAGAGCTATTTCCATTAGTTTTATTAGCTGAACAAAATTGTTACAAAGATCCTAGTACCACCCTAGCAAAACTTAGAATTCTTACAGAAAAACTAGCAAGAATTTTAATTGATTTTGAACAACTTGAAGAGCCTTTGGACGGTAGGCAAGTAAGTCGATTAACAATGTTGTCTAACTATTCAGATACACCGTCTGAGATTATTTCTATTTTCCATGCCATAAGAAAATCGGGTAATAAAGCCTCACATTCAGGTGAAGGAACACGAGCGGAGGCAAGATACATGTTAAGGCAAGCCTATTACTTAACAAAATGGTTTGTTGAAGTTTATGAAGAAGAAGATTTTGTTCCTGATTATATCACTCCAGAAGAGTCTTGGTTTTTAGAAGATAACAATAGAGCAAAGGAATTAGAAGAAGAATTAGCGGTTTTAAAAAAAGAAATAAATACTTACAAAGAGCAAATTCTTAAGCAAACACAACTTTCTGAAGAAGCAAAACAAAAACGAAAAGAACGTGCTTTCGTAAAAGCTAAAAAAACGGAAGAAACAGAAGTTGAAACCAGAGATCGAATTGACAAACAATTACGAGATGCTGGTTGGGAATGTGATACACTGACAATTAATTTTAAATCGGAAAAGACACTTCCTCAAAAAGGAAGATATATGGCGATAGCCGAATGGAGATGTGATACAAAATGGGCAGATTATGCTTTATTTAATGGCTTAGAATTAATTGGTATTGTAGAAGCTAAAAAACACATTAAAAATGTAATGAGCGATTTAGGGCAAGCAAAAACGTATAGTCAACTTGTAAATACAAATCATAATATTACTTTTCCGTTACATCCAAATAGTAGTGATTACAAAGTGCCATTTACTTTTGCTACAAATGGTAGATCTTATCTAGAGCAGTTTAAATCTGCATCTGGTATTTGGTTTTGGGATGCACGGAATAAAAAAAATATAGCAAGACCTTTACCTGATTGGTTTTCACCAAAAGATTTAATTGAAAAACTCAATTATGATGAAAATGAGGGTATTAAAAAACTAGAAAAAACAGACTACGATTTATTAGAAGATAAGAGTGGTTTAAGTTTAAGGGAATATCAAATAGAGGCAATTAAAGCCGTAGAACATAAAATACTAACCAATAAAGAAGATAGACGCGCTTTGTTAGCGATGGCAACAGGAACGGGTAAAACAAGAACCATGATTGGTATGTGTTATCGTTTAATTGCTTCAGGGAGATTTAGACGTATTTTATTTTTGGTAGATAGAAGAATGTTAGGTAAACAGGCTTCAGATGCTTTTAAAGAAGTACATATAGAAGGGTTACAAACGTTTGCTCAAATATATGATTTACAAGATTTAGAAGATAAGGCGGCAGAATTAGATACCAAAATTCACTTTGCAACCGTGCAAGGTATGGTGCAACGTATTGCCTATTCTGATGATTCTCCAAGTGTTGGAGATTATGATTGTATAGTAGTAGATGAAGCACATAGAGGATATACTTTAGATAAAGAAATGGATGAGGAAGAATTTATTCTTCGTGATCAATTAGATTTTCAGAGTAAATACAGAATGGTGTTAGATTATTTTGATGCCTATCGCATTGGGTTAACGGCAACACCTGCATTACATACTAGAGATATTTTTGGGGATCCAGTTTTTACGTACTCTTATAGAAAAGCAGTTGTAGAGGGGTATTTGATAGACTTTGAACCTCCTTATGTTTTTCAAACTACCTTGTCTAAAGATGGTATTGTTTGGGAAAAAGGAGATGAAGTAAAAATATACGATCCTGAAGAAAATGAAATCAAAGATTTAGGAGTTACTGATGATGAAATTAAAGTAGAAATAACAGGTTTTAATCGTAAAGTAATTACTGAAAATTTTAATAGAGTCATATTAAACGAATTGATTTCTACCTATGGGATTTTACCAGAAAATAAGGACAAAACCTTAATTTTTGCAGCTACAAATATTCATGCAGATACCATTGTAAGGTTGATGAAGGAAGAGCTTGTAGAATTAGGTGAAGATGTAGATGATGATGCAATTGTTAAAATAACTGGAGAGGTTTATAATAGAGAAGACTTGCTTCGTAAATTTAAAAACGATCAATACCCAAGTATTGTGGTTACAGTAGATTTGTTAACAACAGGAATAGATGTGCCAAGTATTTCTAATTTGGTCTTTTTACGAAGAGTAAATTCTCGTATTTTATATGACCAAATGGTGGGGAGAGCAACAAGGCGTTGTGATGAAATAGGAAAAGAAGTTTTTAAAATTTACGATTGTGTTGGAGTTACCGAAATTATGTCAAAAGAGCAGGTGATGAAACCTGTTGCTCCATTAGTAACAAAAACCTTTGCTAATTTAGTAGAAGAATTTGCAATCATTAAAGATGAATATACTAAAGAAGCAAAACTAGATAGAATTATAGCCAAGGTACAGCGTAAGTTCTCGGGTTTCAATCAGGAGCAAAAGGAACGATTTAGTGTCTTAACAGGAGAACCGACAGCAAGAGACTTTGCTAAAAAGTTAAAAGCTACAGATGTTCAAAACTTGAATCAATCTTTCTCTAATTATGGACACTTATGGGAGTTTTTAGATAGAGAAAAAGGAAAGGCTTTAAACTATAGTACCTTATATAGTGATCATGAAGATAGGGTTGAAGAAATCTCTAGAGCGTATGAGAAAAACCTAAAACCTAAAGATTATTTAGACTCCTTTACAGAGTTTATCAGAAATAATAGAAATGAAATTGCAGCATTAAACATTGTGTGTACAAAACCAAGCAGTTTAACACGTTCAGATTTAAAAGAGCTGCGTTTGGTGTTAGATATTGAAGGCTTTAACAAGAATCAATTAAATGCAGCTTTTAAAGAAGTAACCAATACAGAGATAATTGCAGACATTATTGCACACGTTCGTACTTGTGCTTTAGGCGAAGATTTAGTGTCTCATAAAGAACGCATTTCAAAAGCCTTAGCAAAATTGAAAACTTCGCATAACTGGAATCAAATTCAATTAAAATGGTTAGATAAAATAGAAGCACAGTTGCAAAGAGAATCTATAATTACTTTAGAAGATTTAAACAAACCACCTTTTAGTGTTGATGGTGGACTAAGAAAATTAGACAAAGTGTTTAAAAATGAAACTGCTGAAATTATTAAAGAATTGAACGATTATTTGTATGCATAA
- a CDS encoding DUF262 domain-containing protein: MAKEPIELSIGSIFSPKDYSQLEKYVIPRYQRNYAWTEPHIKQLIQDILDFSEINSKNYYLGSLVVYERKEEGKTFFETIDGQQRLTTLNILFSVLKNEFNKIESNFKINLRYDSRPKSTYSLDYFFNYDKEIDFINNTKGLNTRIKAAYHIITNELNTIQENRGQEVLNNFVSYLKNSVKLLRVPVPEDTDLNHYFEIMNSRGEQLEKHEVLKANMLDVFKNDDKSTHVFNTIWEACANMEKYVQYGFSTHKDKNNNQSIRNLIFGNDWTGFNPTDFNEVLNCFGTVSDESNDPTMLSILIDTKGDASKNKENKEGQERFTTVINYSNFLLHVLRILINKSNKYFINEKLKDVPLDDKRLLDTFKLFLENKAINKIEFVEDFGFHLLKLKSKYDKYIIKRDGLDDKWSLKELKVESSPQYNNTFSKNNQKVILLLSMFHVSAPTLIYKHWLNAALNYVLYIDEIKEADYINYLERLSDAYLYDNFLAEKGKKIEYYDIIYTNKGERSLFDHNAIDTILNNGTSVENFIFNRLDYLLLHQWEEQKNSIQEKDRDYKFFNSSIKNFNFSFRSSVEHYYPQNPHNNDDKLDDKDYKFLNNFGNLCLISGSQNSKLSNLLPEGKKSHYSPNDIENESVKQRLMMCYTEWDKSNIEHKVTDHSQKMKNLLLSTTSNIKN, encoded by the coding sequence ATGGCTAAAGAACCAATAGAACTAAGTATAGGTAGTATTTTTAGCCCAAAAGATTATTCTCAATTAGAAAAATATGTAATACCAAGATATCAACGTAATTATGCCTGGACAGAGCCGCATATAAAACAGCTTATTCAGGATATTTTAGATTTTTCAGAGATAAATTCTAAGAATTATTATTTAGGAAGTTTAGTCGTATATGAAAGAAAAGAAGAAGGGAAAACGTTTTTTGAAACTATAGATGGTCAACAAAGATTAACAACTTTAAATATCTTGTTTTCAGTATTAAAAAACGAATTTAATAAAATTGAGAGTAATTTTAAAATTAATCTGAGGTATGACAGTAGGCCAAAATCAACTTATAGCTTAGACTATTTTTTTAATTATGATAAAGAAATTGACTTTATAAATAATACAAAAGGATTAAATACACGCATTAAAGCTGCTTATCATATTATAACTAACGAATTAAATACTATTCAGGAAAATAGAGGACAAGAGGTCTTAAATAATTTTGTGTCTTACCTTAAAAATTCTGTTAAATTATTACGGGTTCCTGTACCTGAAGATACAGATTTAAATCATTATTTTGAAATAATGAATAGTCGTGGGGAACAGTTAGAAAAACATGAGGTTTTAAAGGCAAATATGTTAGATGTTTTTAAAAATGACGATAAAAGCACTCACGTTTTTAATACTATTTGGGAGGCTTGTGCTAACATGGAAAAATATGTGCAATATGGTTTTTCTACTCATAAAGACAAAAATAATAATCAAAGTATTAGAAATCTTATTTTTGGTAACGATTGGACAGGTTTTAACCCAACAGACTTTAATGAGGTTTTAAACTGTTTTGGTACTGTTTCCGATGAAAGTAACGACCCCACAATGTTATCTATTTTGATTGACACTAAGGGTGATGCTTCTAAAAATAAAGAAAATAAAGAAGGACAAGAACGTTTTACTACTGTAATAAATTATTCTAATTTTTTATTACATGTTTTAAGAATCTTAATTAATAAATCAAATAAATATTTCATAAACGAAAAATTAAAAGATGTGCCTTTAGATGATAAAAGGTTATTAGATACATTCAAATTATTCTTAGAGAATAAAGCAATTAATAAAATAGAATTTGTAGAAGATTTTGGTTTTCATTTATTAAAACTTAAAAGTAAATATGATAAATATATTATTAAAAGAGATGGATTAGATGATAAATGGAGTTTAAAAGAACTTAAAGTAGAGAGTTCTCCTCAATACAATAATACTTTTTCAAAAAATAATCAGAAAGTTATTCTATTACTTTCTATGTTTCATGTTTCTGCACCAACATTAATTTATAAGCATTGGTTAAATGCAGCCCTAAACTATGTTTTATATATAGATGAAATAAAAGAAGCTGATTATATAAATTATTTAGAACGGTTAAGTGATGCGTATTTATATGATAATTTTTTAGCAGAAAAAGGAAAAAAAATAGAGTATTATGATATTATATATACCAATAAAGGTGAACGTAGTCTTTTTGATCATAATGCTATTGATACAATTTTAAATAACGGTACAAGTGTAGAAAACTTTATTTTTAATCGTTTAGATTATTTATTATTGCACCAATGGGAGGAGCAAAAAAACAGTATACAAGAAAAAGATAGAGATTATAAATTCTTCAACTCCAGTATAAAGAATTTCAATTTTTCATTTCGATCGTCTGTAGAACATTATTACCCACAAAATCCGCATAATAATGATGATAAATTAGATGACAAAGATTATAAATTTTTAAATAACTTTGGAAACTTATGCTTAATTAGCGGAAGTCAAAACTCTAAATTAAGTAACCTATTACCTGAAGGTAAAAAAAGTCATTATTCGCCAAATGATATCGAAAACGAAAGTGTAAAACAACGTTTAATGATGTGCTATACCGAGTGGGACAAATCAAATATTGAACATAAGGTAACAGACCATTCTCAAAAAATGAAAAATTTACTTTTAAGTACAACATCAAATATAAAAAACTAG
- a CDS encoding site-specific integrase — protein MQSILEFITFTSKIEHDLEHDSKVLPLFSPPKIYTANGDLSKRWYVYFSFKVPETGKMKRMGNIYGKVNNYKTKEARLTILTSYRKNLLFLLKKGFNPFEDNAILHQKLKDPFLKEAPKKKAKEEVLKEEGVPSYLNDAIKSAVKEAIDEHAIVLGVESGGGKTKSIAKEEKSITNDDKSIADDNKTIANDDKTIANDNKTIAKVKYDVISITKAFDLALELKEKEVSERTISDYRRKSNKFIAWMEVNYPDKKHVKSIDRKDVIEYLNTILLRTSARSRNNYRTELGSLFQVLKDNELVDENYIQSIPILASKPKRHKTYSLEEQKKIFKYLEKEDPHLLLFIKFVSYCFIRPIEVCRIKIKDINVEERRIQYKAKTSAKKTKIIPDILWEVLPDLSELDKESYLFTPKTIGAFWDAKEINRRDHFSKRFSSVVKEQFGLTEDHGIYSFRHTFISKLYRKLREKATPFEAKSSLMLITGHTSMVSLEKYLRDIDAELPEDYSKLFE, from the coding sequence ATGCAATCAATTCTCGAATTCATTACCTTTACTTCCAAAATTGAACACGATTTGGAACACGATTCAAAAGTTTTACCACTTTTTTCACCCCCAAAAATTTATACTGCAAATGGAGACCTCTCTAAGCGCTGGTATGTGTATTTTTCATTTAAAGTTCCAGAAACAGGAAAAATGAAACGTATGGGGAATATTTATGGAAAAGTGAACAATTACAAAACCAAAGAAGCACGGTTGACTATTTTAACTTCATACAGAAAAAATTTACTTTTTTTATTGAAGAAAGGATTTAATCCGTTTGAAGATAATGCTATTTTACATCAAAAATTGAAAGATCCTTTTTTGAAAGAAGCACCGAAGAAAAAAGCTAAAGAAGAAGTTTTAAAAGAAGAGGGAGTCCCAAGTTATTTAAATGATGCTATAAAGTCAGCAGTAAAAGAAGCTATAGATGAACATGCAATTGTTTTAGGAGTAGAAAGTGGCGGCGGTAAAACGAAAAGCATTGCTAAGGAAGAGAAAAGCATTACAAATGACGATAAAAGTATTGCTGATGATAATAAAACAATTGCAAATGATGATAAAACAATTGCAAATGATAATAAAACAATTGCAAAAGTTAAATATGATGTAATTTCTATTACAAAAGCTTTTGATCTTGCCTTAGAATTAAAAGAAAAAGAAGTAAGTGAAAGGACGATTAGTGACTATAGAAGAAAGAGTAATAAGTTTATTGCGTGGATGGAGGTAAATTATCCTGATAAGAAGCATGTAAAAAGTATTGATAGAAAAGATGTAATAGAGTATTTAAATACCATTCTTTTAAGAACAAGTGCAAGAAGTAGAAATAATTATAGAACAGAGTTAGGGAGTTTGTTTCAGGTATTAAAAGACAATGAATTGGTGGATGAAAACTATATTCAATCCATACCAATTTTAGCATCAAAACCTAAAAGACATAAAACATACTCTTTAGAAGAACAAAAAAAGATATTTAAATATTTAGAAAAAGAAGATCCTCATTTATTGTTATTTATAAAGTTTGTTTCTTATTGTTTTATAAGACCTATTGAAGTTTGTAGAATAAAAATAAAAGACATTAATGTTGAGGAAAGAAGGATTCAGTATAAAGCAAAAACGAGTGCTAAGAAAACAAAAATAATTCCTGATATCTTATGGGAAGTATTACCAGATTTATCAGAATTAGATAAAGAATCATATTTGTTTACCCCTAAAACAATAGGTGCTTTTTGGGATGCGAAAGAGATTAATAGAAGAGATCATTTTTCTAAGCGCTTTTCAAGTGTTGTAAAAGAGCAATTTGGATTGACAGAGGATCATGGGATTTATAGTTTTAGACATACATTTATTTCTAAATTGTATCGAAAATTAAGAGAAAAAGCAACTCCTTTTGAAGCGAAAAGTAGTTTGATGTTAATTACAGGCCATACTTCTATGGTTTCGTTAGAAAAGTATTTACGAGATATTGATGCGGAATTACCAGAAGATTACTCTAAATTATTTGAATAA